DNA sequence from the Brevinematales bacterium genome:
CGAACATATCTCCCCCTTGATTACGCGAAAACGTCAATCGAGTTTACTATAATATATCCGGGTTAAATAAATGTCAAGCGTTTTTTCGAATGTTTTATTTGAAATATTTCAGCGGGATGATTGAATCCGGTCATCGAGCGACTCCCATGGAGGGGAGAAGTGCCGACAGGAGCCACCTCCCGCTACGCGTCAGGCAAGTGGATGGCGGGTCGGCCACCCGAGGAAGAATCCCGCCGAACCCTGAGCGTAACTTGTATTCCCGCAAGGGATGCCGAAGGGTAACGGTCATCGAGTGCCCGCATTAGCGGGAGTATCGAGATGACGATTGTCATCCTAAGCCGGTCGAAGGAGTCCTTGTCACTGCGAGGAGTGATAACGGTGATGCAGTCTATTCCGAAGATTTCCCTTTCGCGCGCGCCTCGATGACCATGATGGCCACCCGCGCGAGCACCACGAACCCGCCGCCCGCCGCGATGAACACGGGGTATTCCGTCACCGGCATCCCCGTTATCCACGGGATAGCCATGACGGCCAGCCCGGCGATATTGATAGAGAGTTTGATCCAGAAGAACTTCGATTGCTTGCCGATCATGGAACGATTCCTTTCGTGCGGATTTCAGCCCTCAACACGGGCTATATTTTAATCTTTAGTATAGTCTTGATATCGGGATTAGCCCGCCTGCGGGGCGATCTCACGGGCGCCGTCGTCCGCGGCGGCGGTATAGAACTCCGCGTGAAGCCCGGTGGCCGCGTGATACTCCCGCGCGGTATGCTCGCGGAATCCGTCGAACGCGTCCGTCCGTACCAGCGCGATCGCGCATCCCCCGAACCCCGCCCCGGTCATCCTCGCCCCCGCGCATCCGTTCGAGCCTCGCGCGACATCGGTCAGGACATCCAATTCGACCCCGGTGACCTCGTAGTCGTCCCGAAGCGACTCGTGCGACTTGTTTAATAGCCACCCGAACCCGTCGGCGTCCCCGCGTGTCAGGCATTCCGCCGCGCGTTCGACACGGCTCTGCTCGGTGACAGCGTGACGCGCGCGCTTCCGTAATGTCAGATCGGGGATAGCCTCGGCTTCGTCGGATGTCGCCATTACCAGATCGTCGATCCGCCGCATCGCGCGGATAGCCTTGAGCGCGGCTTCGCATTCGGCGCGCCGCTCGTTGTACTTGGAGTCCGCGAGGCCGCGGCGTTTATTGGAATTGATGATAACCAGGGTGTACCCGGGGAACCGGAACGGGACATATTCGGACGAGACCGCGCGGGTGTCGAGCAGGATGGCATGGTCTTTCCTGCCCATCGCCGATGCGTACTGGTCCATAATCCCGCAGTTTACCCCGTTGAAGCTGTTTTCCGCCTTCTGCGAGAGGAGCGCGATATCGCGCGGCGTGAATTTCGCGTCGTACCCCGCGAGACGGATCATCATCACCGCGGTCAGTACCTCTATCGCCGCCGACGAGGAGAGCCCCGCTTCGTCGGGAAGGTCGCCTGCGTAGAGGATGTCGCAGCTACGGAGCGCCGTACCCCGTTCGGTCAGCGCCCGCATCACCCCGGCGGGGTAGTTGCCCCATCCGCGCGTTTCGTCGAACTCGATATCCGAGTCGAGGTTGACTGTCGGATTGCCCGGCATATTGAGCGATCCCATCCGAACATTCCGCGCGCGGGTGACCCGCACGGCGGCGGAGATACCGAGCGTGAGCGCGGCGGGGAGAACCTTTCCACCGCAGTAGTCGATATGCTCGCCGATCAGGTTCACCCGTCCCGGCGCGAAAAAGACCCGCACCCCGTCGGGAGAACCGCCGTAGAGCGAAACGAATTGTTTGATCAGGGCGCGCGTGTCGGTCATACGGACTTCCCCCGGAACTTAGCGAGCGCGTCGCGGAGCAGAGGTGCGGTGTCCTCGACACGCAGGGGGTTCGCCGCCGCCCATGCGCCGAGTTCGGACGACGCGTAGAACTTCACGCGGTCTGCGGAACGCAGGGGCGGATAGAACTCGATATGGAAATGATAGAACTTATTATAATCGCCGTATTCGGCGGTGTTGCACGGGGACTGGTGGGCGCACATCATATAAGGAAATTCCTTATCGAACAGGGAGTCGAACATCCCGGTAACATCCTTCAGCGACGCCGCGAGGCTGTCGCGCTCGTCCCCGGTCATATCGGTGAATAGCCCGATGTGGCGTTTCGCGGTCAGGAACACCCCGTAGGGGTAGTCGGTGAACACCGGCAGGTAGGCGAGGAAATGCGCGTTCTCGAAAATCACCCGCTTCCCGAAACTAAGCTCTTCGGCGTTTATGTCGCAGAGGAGGCAATTTCCGGTGCGTTCGTAATGCGCGCGGCAGTTCCCGAGCTCGACGCCGATTTTCTGCGGGACGAACGGGTAGGCGTAAAGCTGCCCGT
Encoded proteins:
- a CDS encoding galactokinase, translated to MTDTRALIKQFVSLYGGSPDGVRVFFAPGRVNLIGEHIDYCGGKVLPAALTLGISAAVRVTRARNVRMGSLNMPGNPTVNLDSDIEFDETRGWGNYPAGVMRALTERGTALRSCDILYAGDLPDEAGLSSSAAIEVLTAVMMIRLAGYDAKFTPRDIALLSQKAENSFNGVNCGIMDQYASAMGRKDHAILLDTRAVSSEYVPFRFPGYTLVIINSNKRRGLADSKYNERRAECEAALKAIRAMRRIDDLVMATSDEAEAIPDLTLRKRARHAVTEQSRVERAAECLTRGDADGFGWLLNKSHESLRDDYEVTGVELDVLTDVARGSNGCAGARMTGAGFGGCAIALVRTDAFDGFREHTAREYHAATGLHAEFYTAAADDGAREIAPQAG
- the galT gene encoding galactose-1-phosphate uridylyltransferase, with the protein product MAELRWNPLLGTWTMVSANRQKRPDLPKDWCAFCPGPGKKVPPGYDVFIYDNDFPIMRPDPDTPDEIGGELYPAMESYGKCDVILYSPDHNAHLSSLTLPHLRKLVDLWRERTGALVKDPKIKYVFIFENRGREVGATMQHPHGQLYAYPFVPQKIGVELGNCRAHYERTGNCLLCDINAEELSFGKRVIFENAHFLAYLPVFTDYPYGVFLTAKRHIGLFTDMTGDERDSLAASLKDVTGMFDSLFDKEFPYMMCAHQSPCNTAEYGDYNKFYHFHIEFYPPLRSADRVKFYASSELGAWAAANPLRVEDTAPLLRDALAKFRGKSV